In the Vicia villosa cultivar HV-30 ecotype Madison, WI unplaced genomic scaffold, Vvil1.0 ctg.005136F_1_1, whole genome shotgun sequence genome, one interval contains:
- the LOC131642499 gene encoding uncharacterized protein LOC131642499: protein MLETQISQVAQQQAPTATPVGTFPSQPQPNPKGHANAISLQSGTELDGPENETKKPKSNDESDKPAEPETVVRDEAEKEKPYVPPPPYKPSIPFPQRLAKSKTEGQFKKFVELLKQLNITIPFTEAITQMPSYAKFLKEILSNKKKLEDNETMMLTAECSAIIQNNMPPKLKDPGSFSIPCVIGKFVIGKALCDLGASVTLMSLSIYEKLQLGELRPTRMSLQLVDRSVKYLVGMLENIPVRIGQFYIPTDFIIMDIQEDSNIPIILGRPF from the exons ATGCTCGAAACACAAATTTctcaagtagctcaacaacaagcgcCTACTGCTACCCCTGTTGGCACATTTCCTAGTCAACCACAACCTAACCCAAAAGGTCATGCTAATGCCATTTCATTACAAAGTGGGACTGAATTAGATGGACCA GAAAATGAAACCAAAAAGCCAAAAAGTAATGATGAATCGGATAAACCTGCAGAGCCAGAAACCGTCGTTAGAGATGAAGCTGAAAAGGAAAAACCTTACGTACCTCCACCACCATATAAGCCATCTATTCCATTTCCTCAAAGATTAGCTAAGTCTAAAACTGAAGGACAATTTAAgaaatttgtagaacttctgaagcaattaaacataacaatACCTTTTACAGAAGCCATAACACAAATGCCATCTTATGCCAAATTTCTTAAAGAGATATTGTCTAACAAAAAGAAACTTGAGGACAATGAAACAATGATGCTTACTGCGGAATGTAGCGCTATTATCCAAAACAATATGCCACCTAAGCTGAAAGACCCTGGCAGTTTCTCCATACCTTGTGTAATAGGAAAATTCGTCATAGGCAAAGCACtctgcgatttaggagctagcgTGACTTTAATGTCCCTCTCAATCTATGAAAAACTTCAATTAGGCGAACTAAGACCAACTAGAATGTCCTTACAATTAGTCGATcgctctgttaaatatcttgtaGGTATGCTAGAAAACATTCCCGTTAGGATAGGTCAATTCTATATTCCCACAgatttcatcattatggatattcAAGAAGACTCAAACATTCCTATCATACTGGGAAGACCTTTCTGA
- the LOC131642498 gene encoding uncharacterized protein LOC131642498, protein MTGRKKSLVDLKLEGNNYVTLGDGEIRFTKEECIITNEANEEVMKGFRSKDNCYLWKPNTPVYPSDYSMIREELKVYCQDSDESDESDRSNEESYVGDFTISELSAGFTETCLMNEKLRDTGSVSKSFRMSQQSSDGSSVSGSATPEDSSNPNRILKVVPLRTISSDEVKATKPKTTHAKRPKEGIRNKGTKPSSSATMEELTKEGSKYVNSIITRIVTRIMKENHQVPRISVPLQTIMADPLKNTSKTEAVHTVDSDPTEKEINKDGQGIANNANVTADVNDIEDNEHPKANTETDTNVVDLDEYSDNESLTSLNPSVSNRLMTRRKDKVFVQRSPKKSTQVKIPVRKKSTSAGPIKSKAITKSTGVGPSKSWSKVIPKKRKEREIVEPESDAEVNVPDIPSRKKPTTSKLIASIPEVPIDNVSFHYASSASRWKYVLQKRLVVERDLATNALENKEILELIQEARLLKTVCNIPKFYEKLVKEFLVNLSEDCENNRSVDYRKVFVRGKCVSFSPSVINKFLGRTDEAQTEMEVTDNKVCQVITAKQVNSWLLKEKLTASKLTTKYAMLHKIGAANWVPTNHKSTISTVLGRFLYVVGTKAKFDYGTYIFNQTMKHVGSFSIKGLFDYGTYRRIFEVSVTVDKVD, encoded by the exons atgactggtAGGAAGAAATCTCTAGTAGACCTCAAATTGGAAGGAAACAACTATGTGACTCtgggtgatggagaaataag GTTCACCAAAGAGGAGTGCATTATCACGAATGAAGCAAAtgaggaagtcatgaagggatttaGGTCTAAGGATAATTGCTATCTATGGAAGCCTAACACCCCTGTCTACCCCTCTGACTACTCCATGATCAGAGAAGAATTAAAAGTTTATTGTcaagattctgatgaatctgatgagTCTGATAGATCTAATGAAGAATCATATGTTGGAGATTTCACCATAAGTGAACTATCTGCTGGTTTTACTGAGACCTGTTTAATGAATGAGAAACT GCGTGACACAGGCTCTGTCTCAAAAAGTTTCAGAATGTCTCAGCAATCGAGTGATGGATCTTCCGTATCTGGCTCGGCAACACCGGAAGATTCCTCTAACCCTAATAGGATTCTTAAGGTTGTCCCTTTAAGGACGATTAGCAGTGACGAAGTAAAGGCCACAAAGCCTAAAACGACACATGCAAAACGGCCCAAGGAGGGTATTCGTAACAAGGGAACCAAACCCTCTTCATCTGCTACCATGGAAgaacttactaaagaaggatCCAAATATGTCAATAGCATAATTACCAGGATTGTTACTCGCATTATGAAGGAAAATCATCAAGTGCCTAGAATATCTGTTCCTCTTCAAACCATAATGGCTGATCCCCTCAAAAACACCAGTAAGACTGAAGCTGTTCACACTGTTGATAGTGACCCAACTGAAAAGGAGATCAACAAGGATGGACAAGGGATTGCCAATAATGCCAATGTTACTGCAGATGTCAATGACATTGAAGATAATGAGCACCCCAAGGCCAATACTGAAACTGATACTAATGTGGTAGACCTAGATGAGTACTCTGACAACGAATCACTTACCTCTTTGAATCCTAGTGTATCCAACAGGCTAATGACAAGAAGAAAAGACAAAGTTTTTGTCCAAAGATCCCCTAAAAAGAGCACACAAGTGAAAATCCCTGTCAGGAAGAAGAGTACTTCTGCTGGTCCTATCAAGAGCAAAGCTATAACCAAGAGTACAGGGGTTGGTCCATCAAAATCTTGGAGCAAGGTcattccaaagaaaagaaaggaacggGAAATTGTTGAACCTGAGTCTGATGCTGAAGTGAatgtccctgacatcccatcAAGGAAGAAGCCTACAACCAGTAAGCTTATTGCTAGTATTCCTGAAGTTCCTATTGATAATGTGTCATTCCACTATGCCTCTAGTGCCAGCAGGTGGAAGTATGTACTCCAGAAGAGATTGGTTGTGGAAAGGGACTTGGCTACAAATGCTCTTGAGAACAAGGAGATATTAGAACTAATTCAAGAAGCCAGACTATTAAAGACTGTTTGCAATATTCCCAAATTTTATGAGAAGCTGGTCAAAGAATTTCTGGTGAACTTATCTGAAGACTGTGAAAACAACAGGAGTGTGGACTACAGAAAGGTGTTTGTGAGAGGTAAGTGTGTATCATTCTCTCCGTCTGTGATTAATAAATTCTTGGGAAGAACAGATGAAGCTCAAACTGAGATGGAAGTAACAGACAACAAAGTCTGCCAAGTGATCACAGCCAAGCAGGTAAACAGCTGGCTCCTGAAAGAGAAGCTAACTGCAAGTAAGCTGACCACCAAGTATGCAATGCTTCACAAGATAGGAGCAGCCAATTGGGTTCCAACAAATCACAAGTCCACTATCTCAACTGTGCTTGGCAGATTTCTGTATGTTGTAGGAACAAAGGCAAAGTTTGATTATGGAACATATATTTTTAACCAAACTATGAAGCATGTTGGAAGCTTCAGTATTAAGGGTCTGTTTGATTATGGAACAtatagaaggattttcgaagttagtGTTACCGTTGAcaaagttgactag